In Deinococcus irradiatisoli, the genomic stretch GCAGGGGTGGGGGTCGGTGAAGGAGTGGGGGCAGGTGTGGGCGCGGGAGTAGGTGTGGGTGAAGGGGTTGGCGCCGGTACCGGTGTAGGAGCAGGGGCCGGCGTTGGAGCGGGCTTGGGCTGAGGTGCTGGGGTGGGCGAAGGCACCGGCGTCGCCACCGGAGGCGTGACCGGCGCGGGTGGGGTTGGCTTCGGCGTAGCGCTGGCGCCGGGAGTGCCGGCACTGGGAAGCGTGGCGGGCTGCGGCAGGGCCGAGTCGAGCGAGCCGCAGGCGCTCAGGGCCAAAGCGCCCAGTAGGAGGAAGGCCGCCGGACGGATAAGTTTAGGTGAAGGCAGGCTAAAGGCCATACCCCTATTTCACCCGAAGAATGAACCTGATGCTGTAAAAAAACGGAAATATTTTCAAAAAAAAGCGAATTTTTCTAAAAAGCTCTGACAGATTTCTAACAGGAATGGGGATTGTTTACCAAGTCACGGTCTCTTGAATACCGCGCCGGTTGTTCAGGCCTTGATGCCGGTGTTGCCCTGCAAGGTGCGCTCCACCGTTTCGGTGACTTCGGTTTCGAAACGGCGCAGGTGTTCGCGCAGGCGGCTGAGTTCCACGCCGTCGAGGTCCGGCAGCCACAGCACGCTGCGGCCCAGCACCGCGAAGGCGACCTTGTCCTCGTCGTCCTCGTCTTCCACCGGGTCGAGCATCAAAGTGCCGTAGTCGAGACCCTGGTTCATCAGGTTCATGCCCATCAGCACGTCGGCCAGGGCGTCTTCCTCGACGTACAGATCGAGGTCGAGGTGCAGCCGCACCAGCACGCCGCCCTGCTCGTCGGGCTCGGCGTAGAGCGCCACCCGCGACTCGCCGTCTTGCACCAGCGCGCCTTCGTCCATCATCTCCACGCTCAGCCCGCTGCCCTTCAGGGACGCCACGATGCGGTGCAGCTCATTCAAGTTGCGGGTCATGCGGCGAAGTATAGCGCCTCGCGCTCGGGCGATTGGCAACAGAAATGCCGTTTGGAGCGCTGTTTACCGGCTCCTCACTCGGGGTTGGCGGCACCCGGCTTGCTGCCGGCTGGGGCAGGCTTGGCTGGTTTGAGCGACGCGACCGGCACGTTCTGCATGTAACCGGCCCCGGCCTCGCCCAGCACGTCCACGCTGGCGCTCAGCGGGTGCAGCTTGACCACCTTGCCGCAGGCGCCGGAATCGGTGTGGCACACCCGGGCGTTCTTGCGCGGCATTTCCTTGAGCAGTTCAAGGTACTGGGTGTGCTCGAACTGCAGGCAGCACAGCAGGCGGCCGCACGGCCCGCTGAGTTTTTCCGGATTGAGCGGCAACTGCTGGTCGCGCGCCATGCGGATGCTCACCGGAGCGAAGTCCTGGAGGTGGTTGGAGGAGCAGTTCTCGCGGCCGCAGGCGCCCAGCGCTCCGATGATCTGCGCCTGCTCACGCGGCCCGATGGCGACGAAGTTGACGCGGGCACGGGTCTGTTCGCGCATATCCTGAATCAGGCTGCCGAGCTCCAGACGTTCCTCGGCGCTGTAACTCACCGTCAGCAGGGCCCCGTCGAGGGTGAATTCCACCGCCACGATCTTGACCGGCAGTTTGCGGTCGCGCGCGCGGGCCCGCAAAAACCATTTGAGGTCCTCGCCTTCCTGGCCCAGCCGCTCCCAGTCGTCCAGGTCCTTGGGGGTGGCGGCCCGCAGGATCATGCCGTAGCGTCCGCCGTTTTCCGCTTCGGCCTCGCCGCGCACGGTGG encodes the following:
- a CDS encoding PSP1 domain-containing protein; amino-acid sequence: MLTETPHPVNSRVVVQGKRGPEVATVRGEAEAENGGRYGMILRAATPKDLDDWERLGQEGEDLKWFLRARARDRKLPVKIVAVEFTLDGALLTVSYSAEERLELGSLIQDMREQTRARVNFVAIGPREQAQIIGALGACGRENCSSNHLQDFAPVSIRMARDQQLPLNPEKLSGPCGRLLCCLQFEHTQYLELLKEMPRKNARVCHTDSGACGKVVKLHPLSASVDVLGEAGAGYMQNVPVASLKPAKPAPAGSKPGAANPE